The Hyalangium ruber genome includes a window with the following:
- a CDS encoding HAD family hydrolase, with amino-acid sequence MGIRCVVLDFDGTFTDVAAEGAPFVRHYKSHLARVLGQDEGTVEAAWQEEEAAVIAGAQAFGWDVGGRVVAPATADPYLLSNCVARQLMDRYGVLPDPSERHETLQEMYREAYKLTGMAFKSEAKEVLEALLATQLPVWVVTNAHTDLVDAKLTKLAPKGRERLKVLGDARKYLIEEPQPVDARFSAVPDTVSFDKGLLPRPVYLRRGRYYEALRSIWKETGTEPEATLVAGDIYELDLALPAALGAHVQFVSRENALPYELKAVEQLGPRGGVDRSLRAILPRVRA; translated from the coding sequence ATGGGCATTCGGTGCGTGGTGTTGGACTTCGATGGGACCTTCACGGATGTGGCCGCGGAGGGCGCCCCCTTCGTTCGCCACTACAAGAGCCACCTGGCCAGGGTGCTAGGCCAGGACGAGGGCACCGTGGAGGCGGCCTGGCAGGAAGAGGAGGCCGCGGTCATCGCCGGCGCCCAGGCCTTCGGCTGGGACGTGGGCGGTCGGGTGGTGGCTCCCGCCACGGCGGACCCCTACCTGTTGTCCAACTGCGTGGCGCGCCAGTTGATGGACCGCTACGGCGTGCTGCCCGACCCCTCCGAGCGCCACGAGACGCTCCAGGAGATGTACCGCGAGGCCTACAAGCTCACCGGCATGGCCTTCAAGTCCGAGGCCAAGGAGGTGCTGGAAGCGCTGCTCGCCACGCAGCTGCCCGTGTGGGTGGTGACCAACGCGCACACCGACCTGGTGGACGCCAAGCTCACCAAGCTCGCCCCCAAGGGCCGCGAGCGGCTCAAGGTGCTGGGCGATGCGCGCAAGTACCTCATCGAGGAGCCGCAGCCCGTGGACGCGCGCTTCTCGGCCGTGCCGGACACGGTCTCCTTCGACAAGGGGCTGCTGCCCCGTCCCGTGTACCTGCGCCGAGGCCGGTACTACGAGGCCCTGCGCTCCATCTGGAAGGAGACGGGCACCGAGCCCGAGGCCACCCTGGTGGCGGGCGACATCTACGAGCTGGACCTGGCGCTGCCCGCCGCGCTCGGGGCGCACGTGCAGTTCGTCTCGCGCGAGAACGCGCTGCCCTACGAGCTGAAGGCCGTGGAGCAGCTCGGCCCTCGGGGTGGCGTGGACCGCAGCCTGCGCGCCATCCTCCCCCGGGTGCGCGCCTAA
- a CDS encoding OmpA family protein: MEHAPSAAKRRRRAWLPWALLAGTGVVVVGGGWMTSRSISALTARNAQLEQEAIESEARVAELQVLRSSMERRLRLLEQQQTGVTTQRDGEARKARETEAQMLRREAARQSLVTKLKDELAVGDAWLDTVPPESLRLELSERLLFEPGQSALTPRGVEVLTRVGNVLAGVDGHAVAIVSHTDELPPAATAGPAGTSWELSTARATTVVRSLLEGPTRMAPERLSATGQASFRPVVPSDSPQNRLRNRRLELTLSPMPLPPAALVAATPPAPPPAPAKAEARGQAGKKTARR, encoded by the coding sequence GTGGAACATGCCCCAAGCGCAGCGAAGCGGCGACGCCGGGCATGGCTGCCGTGGGCGCTGCTGGCGGGGACGGGCGTGGTGGTGGTGGGAGGGGGGTGGATGACCTCGCGCTCCATCTCCGCGCTGACGGCGCGCAACGCCCAGCTCGAGCAGGAGGCCATCGAGTCCGAGGCGCGGGTGGCCGAGCTCCAGGTGTTACGCTCCAGCATGGAGCGCCGGCTGCGGCTGTTGGAGCAACAACAGACGGGCGTCACCACCCAGCGCGACGGCGAGGCCCGGAAGGCGCGGGAGACGGAGGCGCAGATGCTCCGACGCGAGGCCGCCCGGCAGAGCCTGGTAACAAAGCTCAAGGACGAGCTGGCGGTGGGAGATGCCTGGCTCGACACCGTTCCCCCCGAGTCCCTGCGCCTGGAATTGTCCGAGCGGCTCCTCTTCGAGCCGGGCCAGTCGGCCCTGACGCCTCGAGGCGTGGAGGTGCTCACGCGCGTGGGGAACGTGCTGGCCGGAGTGGACGGGCACGCGGTGGCCATCGTCTCCCACACGGATGAGCTGCCACCGGCCGCCACCGCGGGCCCGGCGGGGACGAGCTGGGAGCTGTCCACCGCGCGCGCCACCACCGTGGTGCGCTCGCTCCTGGAGGGCCCCACGCGCATGGCTCCCGAGCGGCTGAGCGCCACCGGCCAGGCCTCCTTCCGGCCCGTGGTGCCTTCGGACTCGCCGCAGAACCGCCTGCGCAACCGGCGCCTGGAGCTGACGCTCTCGCCCATGCCCCTGCCTCCGGCGGCCCTGGTGGCGGCCACTCCTCCCGCCCCGCCCCCCGCTCCGGCCAAGGCGGAGGCGCGCGGCCAGGCGGGCAAGAAGACGGCGCGGCGCTGA
- a CDS encoding MFS transporter codes for MDSATAAPSRSAFAHRDFRLYQAARIFMTLGVQMQSVAVGWHVYSLTHRALDLGYVGLAQFLPILLLSLVTGDTADRHDRRGILMCCYATMVVGALLLFGLTWAGVTQTWPLYVVLVLVGTARAFAGPAGQSLVAHLVPPQHLSSAVAWNSSIFQAGTIVGPTVGGLLYDVVHAKGVYATCAVMMVGAFTMLALMRVRTGRMEQAAPSWQRLLAGLSYVWRQKVVLGAISLDLFAVLLGGATALMPIYAQDILQTGPWGLGMLRSAPAVGAALIAAALALFPLRRNAGVMMLACVGLFGLATVVFGVSRSLALSVVALGVMGAADMVSVVVRQTLVQLATPPEMRGRVSAVNMVFIGASNELGDFESGLTAEWFGVVPAVVLGGVGTGIVVVLWAWLFPELRRIARPDDVRPLSG; via the coding sequence ATGGACAGCGCCACAGCGGCTCCCTCCCGCTCCGCCTTCGCGCACCGCGACTTTCGTCTCTACCAGGCGGCCCGCATCTTCATGACGCTGGGCGTGCAGATGCAGTCGGTGGCCGTGGGCTGGCATGTCTACAGCCTCACCCACCGCGCGCTGGACCTGGGGTATGTGGGTCTCGCACAGTTCCTCCCCATCCTGCTGTTGTCACTGGTGACGGGGGACACGGCGGATCGCCATGACCGGCGCGGCATCCTCATGTGCTGCTACGCCACCATGGTGGTGGGCGCACTGCTGCTCTTCGGGCTCACGTGGGCCGGAGTGACCCAGACCTGGCCGCTCTATGTCGTGCTGGTGCTGGTGGGCACCGCGCGCGCGTTCGCCGGTCCCGCGGGCCAGTCGCTCGTGGCCCACCTGGTTCCCCCTCAGCACCTCTCGAGCGCCGTGGCGTGGAACTCCTCCATCTTCCAGGCGGGCACCATCGTCGGTCCCACGGTGGGCGGGCTGCTCTATGACGTGGTGCATGCCAAGGGCGTGTACGCCACGTGCGCCGTGATGATGGTGGGGGCCTTCACCATGCTGGCGCTGATGCGGGTGCGCACCGGGCGCATGGAGCAGGCCGCCCCCTCGTGGCAGCGGCTGCTGGCGGGGCTGAGCTACGTGTGGCGACAGAAGGTGGTGCTGGGCGCCATCTCCCTGGACCTGTTCGCGGTGTTGCTCGGGGGCGCCACGGCGCTGATGCCCATCTACGCCCAGGACATTCTCCAGACCGGGCCGTGGGGGCTGGGGATGCTGCGCAGCGCGCCAGCGGTGGGTGCGGCCCTCATCGCCGCCGCGCTGGCCCTCTTCCCCCTGCGGCGCAACGCGGGGGTGATGATGCTGGCGTGCGTGGGGCTCTTCGGGCTGGCCACGGTGGTGTTCGGGGTGTCGCGCAGCCTGGCCCTCTCGGTCGTGGCGCTGGGGGTGATGGGCGCCGCGGACATGGTGAGCGTGGTGGTGCGGCAGACGCTGGTGCAGCTGGCCACCCCACCGGAGATGCGCGGCCGGGTGAGCGCCGTGAACATGGTGTTCATCGGTGCCTCCAACGAGCTGGGCGACTTCGAGTCAGGCCTCACCGCCGAGTGGTTCGGAGTGGTGCCCGCAGTGGTGCTCGGAGGCGTGGGCACCGGCATCGTGGTGGTGCTGTGGGCGTGGCTCTTCCCGGAGCTGCGCCGCATCGCCCGCCCCGACGACGTGAGGCCGCTGAGCGGTTGA
- a CDS encoding nucleotidyltransferase family protein: MKAVAIILAAGEARRMSHPKALIEHEGGRSFLQSLASTFGKAGCAVLGVIGKDGEAVREQHPTLNLVESPRWQEGPMASIQAGMAAALEEGADVVLLHPVDMPAVRASTLKSLLKVVGDSDEGLRPEFESAPGYPVVLSRAAAERLMSGGPMQLDAALQGVKLRRVPVKDPGVVVNINTPETYERLFGMQPKLAPPPKRRGKKPASSGMSMSSSGIEMSASPDE; this comes from the coding sequence ATGAAGGCAGTGGCGATCATCCTCGCTGCGGGCGAGGCCCGGCGGATGTCCCACCCCAAGGCGCTCATCGAGCACGAGGGGGGGAGGAGCTTCCTCCAGTCACTCGCGTCCACCTTTGGCAAGGCGGGCTGCGCGGTGCTGGGGGTCATTGGCAAGGACGGGGAGGCGGTGCGGGAGCAGCACCCGACGCTGAACCTGGTGGAGAGCCCTCGGTGGCAGGAGGGGCCCATGGCGTCCATCCAGGCGGGCATGGCGGCCGCGCTGGAGGAGGGCGCGGACGTGGTGCTCCTGCACCCGGTGGACATGCCCGCGGTGCGGGCCTCGACGCTCAAGTCCCTGCTCAAGGTGGTGGGGGACTCGGACGAAGGGCTGCGGCCTGAGTTCGAGAGCGCGCCGGGCTACCCGGTGGTGCTCTCTCGCGCGGCGGCGGAGCGACTGATGTCGGGAGGCCCCATGCAGCTGGATGCGGCGCTCCAGGGTGTGAAGCTGCGGCGCGTGCCGGTGAAGGACCCGGGCGTGGTGGTCAACATCAACACGCCGGAGACGTACGAGCGGCTCTTCGGGATGCAGCCGAAGCTGGCGCCTCCGCCCAAGCGGCGTGGGAAGAAGCCCGCTTCATCCGGAATGTCGATGTCGTCCTCCGGCATCGAGATGTCCGCCTCGCCGGACGAGTAA
- a CDS encoding CBS domain-containing protein, with protein sequence MAKCVRRDESLISRAITLFPGDTVLAALQVMQRYALAVLPVVDEERGELVGEVTEAELCRVASRLPLIPIAEVLTAKALGGQEVTTGVAEGWQVALEGEHAWLH encoded by the coding sequence GTGGCCAAGTGCGTCAGGCGTGATGAGTCCCTCATCTCTCGTGCAATCACCTTGTTTCCAGGGGATACGGTGCTCGCTGCACTACAGGTGATGCAGCGGTACGCACTGGCGGTGCTGCCGGTGGTGGATGAAGAACGCGGGGAGCTGGTCGGCGAGGTGACGGAGGCGGAGCTTTGCCGCGTCGCGTCACGGCTGCCGCTGATCCCCATCGCTGAAGTTTTGACCGCCAAGGCGCTCGGCGGGCAGGAAGTTACGACCGGGGTGGCCGAAGGGTGGCAGGTGGCCCTGGAAGGCGAGCACGCCTGGCTGCACTGA
- a CDS encoding patatin-like phospholipase family protein has product MSVKLNPPSPSSPRRSSDTQAPQKNEVTHPLARLGQGLQRVAQQVDKGVDRLVDTFEAKLPSLPNPAAAGKAPWEGITLTGNPLQIPLDKLLSVDLSQVRKVLERVVPQKIRDDEAKQLVGQTQNFRETLSKVRALATELELVPPSHPRHAEVKAALAKAEGELTSKYGYTRTTAPKPGAMWVDPQFMGKELPGGQMSASRLPTGTPVTKPPEPLDFLFGGKPDGAAQAKAYQQEVAARRAELGMPVQDGKPIGVHMSLQGGGGKGKRYAAMLSEMQQLGVVPVSLTGTSAGSIAAAFAATGASPKQIEDIAKDPRLQQLYDFDLDMKDGGLLNGNNAYELFDQKLRELTGIKDRPVTFADLKVPLQLVAAKAYDSAAPNGFPTNKDRIFVFSQETTPDTPVALAMRASMAIPGVFEPVQVVDPTTGRSIHLTDGGSLDNLPMGYGKHNLPQIGAALVSPDENHPSNAVGTAKPLPTGQLDTTNLLWSAVNGYTFLKDNATGAADFRDRTQPGANQFMLSLPTWNLDNPKQSNSMLGFGYDAKVDPVLDTQTRQVTRDFLKDFMDDMRVPGSRGANVTTSIPQNLRFNEQVTVNGQNYQISYNGGDNLVAHNTSTGKKSDLKLGQKKIEAMYLDHLAYGDLKAQLAHAVTNPRSVKPDWLPF; this is encoded by the coding sequence ATGTCCGTCAAACTGAACCCGCCTTCTCCCAGCTCGCCGCGGCGAAGCTCGGACACCCAGGCGCCCCAGAAGAACGAAGTCACCCACCCCCTGGCCCGCCTCGGCCAGGGCCTGCAGCGCGTGGCACAGCAGGTCGACAAGGGCGTGGACCGGCTGGTCGACACCTTCGAGGCGAAGCTGCCCTCGCTGCCCAACCCCGCGGCGGCCGGCAAGGCCCCATGGGAGGGCATCACCCTCACCGGCAATCCGCTGCAGATCCCGCTCGACAAGCTGCTGAGCGTGGACCTGAGCCAGGTGCGCAAGGTGCTCGAGCGCGTGGTGCCGCAGAAGATCCGCGACGACGAGGCCAAGCAGCTGGTGGGGCAGACGCAGAACTTCCGGGAGACGCTGTCCAAGGTGCGCGCGCTGGCCACGGAGCTGGAGCTGGTGCCCCCCAGCCACCCGCGCCACGCCGAGGTGAAGGCGGCGCTGGCCAAGGCGGAAGGGGAGCTCACCTCCAAGTACGGCTACACGCGGACCACCGCGCCGAAGCCGGGCGCCATGTGGGTGGACCCTCAGTTCATGGGCAAGGAGCTGCCCGGCGGGCAGATGTCCGCCTCGCGGCTGCCCACGGGCACGCCGGTGACGAAGCCGCCCGAGCCGCTGGACTTCCTCTTCGGCGGCAAGCCGGACGGGGCCGCGCAGGCCAAGGCGTACCAGCAGGAGGTGGCCGCGCGCCGCGCCGAGCTGGGCATGCCGGTACAGGATGGCAAGCCGATCGGCGTCCACATGTCCCTGCAGGGCGGTGGCGGCAAGGGCAAGCGCTACGCGGCGATGCTCTCGGAGATGCAGCAGCTGGGCGTGGTGCCGGTGAGCCTGACGGGCACCTCGGCAGGCTCCATCGCGGCGGCGTTCGCGGCCACGGGCGCCTCGCCCAAGCAGATTGAAGACATCGCCAAGGACCCTCGGCTGCAGCAGCTCTACGACTTCGACCTGGACATGAAGGATGGCGGACTGCTCAACGGCAACAACGCCTATGAGCTGTTCGACCAGAAGCTGCGTGAGCTGACCGGCATCAAGGACCGCCCCGTCACCTTCGCGGACCTGAAGGTGCCGCTGCAGCTGGTGGCCGCCAAGGCGTACGACAGCGCGGCGCCCAACGGCTTCCCCACCAACAAGGACCGCATCTTCGTCTTCAGCCAGGAGACGACGCCGGACACCCCGGTGGCGCTGGCGATGCGCGCCTCCATGGCGATTCCGGGCGTGTTCGAGCCGGTGCAGGTGGTGGACCCCACCACGGGCCGCAGCATCCACCTGACCGATGGTGGCTCGCTGGACAACCTCCCCATGGGCTACGGCAAGCACAACCTGCCGCAGATCGGCGCGGCGCTGGTGAGCCCGGACGAGAACCACCCGTCCAACGCCGTCGGCACGGCGAAGCCGCTGCCCACCGGCCAGCTCGACACCACCAACCTGCTGTGGAGCGCCGTCAACGGCTACACGTTCCTCAAGGACAACGCGACGGGCGCCGCCGACTTCCGGGACCGCACGCAGCCGGGCGCCAACCAGTTCATGCTGAGCCTGCCCACGTGGAACTTGGACAACCCCAAGCAGAGCAACAGCATGCTGGGCTTCGGCTACGACGCGAAGGTGGACCCCGTCCTCGACACGCAGACGCGCCAGGTGACGCGCGACTTCCTCAAGGACTTCATGGACGACATGCGCGTACCGGGCTCGCGCGGCGCCAACGTCACCACGTCCATTCCGCAGAACCTGCGCTTCAACGAGCAGGTGACGGTGAACGGGCAGAACTACCAGATCTCCTATAATGGTGGAGACAACCTGGTGGCCCACAACACATCCACCGGCAAGAAGTCGGACCTGAAGCTGGGCCAGAAGAAGATCGAGGCCATGTACCTGGACCACCTGGCCTACGGCGACCTCAAGGCGCAGCTGGCCCACGCGGTGACCAACCCCCGCAGCGTCAAGCCGGACTGGCTGCCCTTCTAG
- a CDS encoding adenylate/guanylate cyclase domain-containing protein: protein MEQKQESTVRNLSHGGSDDASVLQRHLVSEANAALRKGALAALMPAVTGATVIPVLMWAGLIQGMHVPVLFCLLCIVSCSALYLLARRERVHGWRAWAVLLPFVSLPTVFFLMSHALMPSGAATFIAGPISHLYFVTLAVAGFLFDFRLSAVASVVAAVSYQGCFLLARNGLRTISAPDPMLVQEFTSTSINSFKSLMIFFGGITLAALAVVTRRLVERVLREERQKNLLSRLFGQYVSEEVKERLLKDPHAQSGERKEVVVLFSDLRGFTEYSETAAPEEIVERLNAYFDAMVGAITEHGGIIDKFIGDAVMATFGGLVPLENPSASALEAAQQMRQRLHALNTRWWREGRTAFDTGIGLHVGEVVLGAIGSEQRKDFTVIGDAVNTASRVESLTKQYGHPILVTSALYSRLPAALQARCRALGTAQVKGRRAALELYGLPDAHSAPEVRGGEEAPHPRDTLVT from the coding sequence ATGGAGCAGAAGCAGGAGTCCACCGTCCGCAACCTCTCCCACGGAGGCAGCGATGATGCCTCCGTGCTGCAACGGCACCTGGTCTCCGAAGCCAACGCGGCGCTGCGCAAAGGCGCCCTCGCCGCGCTCATGCCCGCAGTGACCGGCGCGACGGTCATCCCCGTCCTGATGTGGGCGGGGCTCATCCAGGGCATGCACGTGCCGGTGCTGTTCTGCTTGCTGTGCATCGTGTCGTGCAGCGCGCTGTACCTGCTGGCGCGCCGCGAGCGGGTGCATGGGTGGAGGGCCTGGGCCGTGCTGCTGCCCTTCGTGTCCCTGCCCACCGTCTTCTTCCTGATGAGCCACGCGCTCATGCCCTCGGGCGCCGCCACGTTCATCGCCGGCCCCATCTCGCACCTCTACTTCGTCACCCTGGCCGTCGCGGGCTTCCTCTTCGACTTCCGGCTCTCGGCGGTGGCCAGCGTGGTGGCCGCCGTCAGCTACCAGGGCTGCTTCCTGCTCGCTCGGAACGGGCTGCGGACCATCTCCGCGCCGGACCCGATGCTGGTGCAGGAGTTCACCAGCACCTCCATCAACAGCTTCAAGTCGCTGATGATCTTCTTCGGTGGGATTACCCTGGCGGCGCTCGCCGTGGTGACGCGGCGGCTGGTGGAGCGCGTGCTGCGAGAGGAGCGCCAGAAGAACCTTTTGAGTCGGCTCTTCGGGCAGTACGTCAGCGAGGAGGTCAAGGAACGCCTGCTCAAGGACCCCCACGCCCAGAGCGGCGAGCGCAAGGAGGTGGTGGTCCTCTTCTCGGATCTGCGCGGCTTCACCGAGTACAGCGAGACCGCCGCTCCCGAGGAGATCGTCGAGCGCCTCAACGCCTACTTCGATGCGATGGTGGGCGCCATCACCGAGCATGGCGGCATCATCGACAAGTTCATCGGGGATGCGGTGATGGCGACCTTCGGAGGGCTGGTGCCGCTGGAGAACCCGAGCGCCTCCGCGCTGGAGGCGGCGCAGCAGATGCGCCAGCGGCTGCACGCGCTCAACACGCGCTGGTGGCGGGAGGGGCGTACGGCCTTCGACACCGGCATCGGCCTGCACGTGGGCGAGGTGGTGCTGGGCGCCATCGGCAGCGAGCAGCGCAAGGACTTCACCGTCATCGGCGATGCCGTCAACACCGCCTCGCGCGTGGAGTCGCTGACGAAGCAGTACGGCCACCCCATCCTCGTCACCAGCGCGCTGTATTCCCGGCTGCCCGCCGCGTTGCAGGCCCGCTGCCGGGCTCTGGGAACAGCCCAGGTCAAGGGCCGCCGGGCGGCGTTGGAGCTGTACGGCCTGCCCGATGCCCACTCGGCGCCGGAGGTGCGCGGAGGGGAGGAGGCTCCACACCCCCGTGACACCCTGGTGACATAG
- a CDS encoding TIGR04222 domain-containing membrane protein, with protein MNPLDWSGTQFLLMYVPLMVVGYVVAWGLRRPSQQSDAAPDAIAQRLEPYEVALLKGFKTFRDAVTASLVHRGVFLIQDEELFPSTKPPSGMTRLEQSVHRAARGRSLARSELANILQTEAEPLREQLVRKGLLVDAKEAHEKRRVPAIVFGAVLALGAAKLALGLVRDRPVGILFFLLILGLIGFVSIFKMKIGRTPLGDKTLKSLVSKHEPLRTTAATEGSLPTLSGTEVALAVALFGTSAMAASQMEPLRRYLQPASTGGASVDSGADGCGTDYDSDTSLFSSSSSCSSSSDSSSSCSSSSSDSSSSCSSSSSSCGGCSSGGSSD; from the coding sequence ATGAACCCTCTGGATTGGAGCGGCACGCAGTTCCTCCTGATGTATGTGCCTCTGATGGTGGTGGGCTACGTGGTGGCGTGGGGACTGCGTCGGCCCTCCCAGCAGTCCGACGCGGCTCCGGACGCCATTGCCCAACGCCTGGAGCCCTACGAGGTCGCCCTGCTCAAGGGCTTCAAGACGTTTCGTGACGCGGTGACCGCCTCGCTCGTCCACCGCGGGGTGTTCCTGATCCAGGACGAGGAGCTGTTCCCCAGCACCAAGCCTCCCTCGGGCATGACACGCCTGGAGCAGAGCGTGCATCGGGCCGCGCGTGGGCGGAGCCTGGCGCGCTCCGAGCTGGCCAACATCCTCCAGACCGAAGCGGAGCCGCTGCGAGAGCAGCTCGTCCGCAAGGGCCTGCTGGTGGACGCGAAGGAGGCTCACGAGAAGCGGCGCGTGCCGGCCATCGTGTTCGGCGCCGTGCTGGCCCTGGGCGCCGCGAAGCTCGCCCTGGGGCTGGTGAGGGACCGGCCCGTGGGCATCCTGTTCTTCCTCCTCATCCTGGGCCTCATCGGCTTCGTGAGCATCTTCAAGATGAAGATCGGCCGGACTCCCCTGGGGGACAAGACGCTGAAAAGCCTCGTGTCCAAGCACGAGCCCCTGCGCACCACCGCCGCCACCGAGGGGAGCCTGCCCACGCTGAGCGGCACGGAGGTGGCGCTGGCGGTGGCCCTCTTTGGCACCTCGGCCATGGCCGCCAGCCAGATGGAACCCTTGCGGCGGTACCTGCAGCCCGCGAGCACGGGAGGCGCCAGCGTGGACAGTGGCGCGGACGGCTGCGGCACTGACTACGACAGTGACACCAGCCTCTTCAGCAGCAGTAGCAGCTGTAGCAGCAGCAGTGACTCCAGCAGCAGCTGTAGCAGCAGCAGCAGTGACTCCAGCAGCAGCTGTAGCAGCAGCAGCAGCAGTTGCGGAGGCTGCAGCAGCGGAGGGAGCAGCGATTGA
- a CDS encoding DUF692 domain-containing protein — protein MKPLSGVGLGWRRQLAHRIDQDAGLGFVEVLAEHLNPTAPLPVPLLRLKERGVPVVLHAVSLSLGGAEPPEARRLDTLARLAERLGAVCVSEHVAFVRAGGIESGHLLPVPRGDEALDILAENVRLAQAALPVPLALENIATLFEWPSPAFTEAQFLSGLLSRTSALLLLDVANLHANALNHGTDAAAVLSAVPRERLAYVHVAGGMRHGGLYHDTHAHPVPEGPLALLEALAARLGPVPALLERDDHFPPPEELSAELQAISAALARGVATWEAGTTRAPGHAVAAPGLTEARP, from the coding sequence TTGAAGCCGCTGTCGGGGGTGGGCCTCGGCTGGCGGCGACAGCTCGCGCACCGCATCGATCAGGACGCGGGGCTGGGCTTCGTGGAGGTGCTGGCCGAGCACCTGAACCCCACCGCGCCGCTGCCCGTGCCGCTCTTGCGCCTGAAGGAGCGCGGTGTCCCCGTGGTGCTGCACGCGGTCTCGCTGAGCCTGGGCGGCGCGGAGCCTCCGGAGGCGCGGCGCCTGGACACACTGGCGCGCCTCGCCGAGCGGCTGGGCGCGGTGTGTGTGAGCGAGCACGTGGCCTTCGTGCGCGCGGGCGGCATCGAGTCCGGTCACCTGCTGCCCGTGCCTCGCGGCGACGAGGCGCTCGACATCCTCGCGGAGAACGTACGCCTGGCCCAGGCGGCACTGCCCGTCCCCCTGGCGCTGGAGAACATCGCCACCCTGTTCGAGTGGCCCTCGCCCGCCTTCACGGAGGCGCAGTTCCTCTCCGGGCTGCTCTCGCGCACCAGCGCCCTGCTGCTGTTGGATGTGGCCAACCTGCACGCCAACGCGCTCAACCATGGCACCGACGCGGCGGCCGTGCTCTCCGCCGTGCCACGCGAGCGGCTGGCCTATGTCCACGTCGCTGGCGGCATGCGGCACGGAGGCCTGTACCACGACACCCACGCGCACCCGGTGCCGGAGGGCCCGCTGGCTCTGCTGGAAGCCCTCGCGGCGCGCCTGGGCCCCGTGCCGGCCCTGCTGGAGCGTGACGACCACTTCCCCCCTCCGGAGGAGCTGAGCGCGGAGCTCCAGGCCATCTCGGCGGCCCTGGCGCGCGGCGTGGCGACTTGGGAGGCTGGAACAACTCGCGCGCCTGGGCACGCGGTGGCGGCTCCCGGACTCACGGAGGCCCGGCCATGA
- a CDS encoding OmpA/MotB family protein codes for MADSFWEQQQQPRERASRMPWVVAVLVVLLLGVFVYFGLGAYRAAQARIATAESEALKAHERAKAAELAHKALEEKLAALDAERTRLSTERDQLSTERDQLSTERDQLSQAVQEKEAELARLKATYTDLEEKMKAEIAEGEIRLSQAEGRIQVDLVDKILFDSGEAKLTDRGAEVLSRLGTVLVGVEGRSIQVSGHTDDSPPSSRLAATFPTNWELSVARAVNVVRFLQEKAKVPARRLVAAGYGDTHPVASNATPKSRARNRRIEILLIPDLPAAASKAAELTNTAPTEEKKSETASAPKPGGP; via the coding sequence ATGGCGGATTCGTTCTGGGAGCAGCAGCAGCAACCACGCGAGCGGGCATCACGGATGCCTTGGGTGGTGGCGGTGCTGGTGGTGCTCCTGCTGGGAGTGTTCGTCTATTTCGGTCTGGGAGCGTACCGCGCGGCCCAGGCGCGCATCGCCACCGCCGAGTCCGAAGCCCTGAAGGCCCACGAACGAGCCAAGGCCGCCGAGCTCGCGCACAAGGCGCTGGAAGAGAAGTTGGCGGCGCTCGACGCGGAGCGGACGCGGCTGTCCACCGAGCGCGACCAGCTCTCCACGGAGCGAGATCAGCTCTCCACGGAGCGTGACCAGCTCTCCCAGGCGGTGCAAGAGAAGGAGGCGGAGCTGGCCCGCCTCAAGGCCACGTACACGGACCTGGAGGAAAAGATGAAGGCGGAGATCGCCGAGGGCGAGATCCGCCTGTCCCAGGCCGAGGGCCGCATCCAGGTGGACCTGGTGGACAAGATCCTCTTCGACTCGGGCGAGGCCAAGCTCACCGACCGCGGCGCCGAGGTGCTCTCGCGCCTGGGCACGGTGCTCGTGGGCGTGGAGGGCCGCAGCATCCAGGTGTCGGGCCACACGGATGACAGCCCTCCCTCGTCGCGGCTGGCGGCCACCTTCCCCACCAACTGGGAGCTGTCGGTGGCGCGCGCGGTGAACGTGGTGCGCTTCCTCCAGGAGAAGGCGAAGGTGCCGGCGCGTCGGCTGGTGGCGGCGGGCTACGGGGACACGCACCCGGTGGCCAGCAACGCCACCCCCAAGAGCCGCGCGCGCAACCGGCGCATCGAGATCCTCCTGATTCCGGACCTGCCCGCTGCCGCCTCCAAGGCCGCGGAGCTCACGAACACCGCGCCGACCGAGGAGAAGAAGTCGGAGACGGCCTCCGCGCCGAAGCCCGGAGGCCCTTGA